The Effusibacillus pohliae DSM 22757 DNA segment CGCCCCAGCACCCAGCAGCAAAATCTGTTTGTCTTGCAGTTCGGTTTCTCTCATGGCCTGGCTCCCCCTATCTGCGGATTTGCCCGCTTCCCCGGATGATATATTTATAACTCGTCAACTCCGGCAGCCCCATCGGACCTCGCGCGTGCAGTTTCTGCGTCGAGATGCCGATCTCAGCCCCAAACCCGAATTCAAACCCGTCCGTGAAGCGGGTCGAAGCGTTGTGATACACAGCCGCCGCATCCACCCATGCCAAAAACAGTTCAGCCGCGTCCCGATCCTCCGTGATGATCGCTTCCGAATGGCGCGTTCCGTATTTGTCGATGTGCTTGATCGCCGCTTCTACGCTGTCCACTACTTTGATGGCCAGAATCAGATCGAGAAACTCGGCCGAATAATCGTCGTCCGTCGCTAGTTCAACCGCCACACCTGCCAGCCACCCGATCTCCAGCGTGCGAACGCAGCCCCGCAGTTCGACGCCCCGTTCCTGCAGTGCCCCCAACACTTCCGGCAGCCATTGCGCAGCCGCCTGTTCGTGCACCAGGAGCGTTTCCATCGCATTGCAGACGGACGGGCGTTGCGTCTTGGCGTTCAGCACGATCTGCGTTGCCATGTCAAAATCGGCCTTCGCATCCACGTACACATGGCAATTGCCGACGCCCGTCTCGATCACCGGCACCAGCGCATTTTCGATCACTCGCTGGATCAGACCGGCGCCGCCGCGGGGAATCGCCAGATCGACAATCCCCTTCGCGCGAATCAGCAGGTCGACCGATTCCCGTTCAGTGCGGTCGATCAGCTGAATCGCATCGAGCGGAACCTGCGTGCGGCTGAGGCCATCCCGCATCGCCTGTACCAGCGCGATGTTGGAACGCAGCGCCTCTTTTCCGCCGCGCAGCACCACCGCATTGCCGGTTTTCAGGGCCAAACCGGCTGCGTCCACCGTCACGTTTGGGCGCGATTCGTAGACCATCGCAATCACGCCAAACGGCACCCTCACTTTTTCGATCTGGAGCCCGTTCGGGCGCTCGAGCGTCGCCAGCGTTTCCCCGACCGGATCCGGCAATCCGACGATCTGGCGCAAGCCTTCGATCATCTCCTGCAACCGCTTCTCCGTCAGCACCAGCCGGTCGATCCGCGCCTCCGGCACGCCGTTTTGCCGCGCTTCCCGCACATCCTCGGCGTTCGCCCGAAAAATCGACTCCCGCTGCCGCCACAGCGACTCGGCCATCGCCAGAAGCGCCTCGTTTTTCTCGTCAGTCGAAAGCACTCCCAGCTTTCCCGCCGCCTGTTTGGCCGCCTGCGCCTTGCCCAATACGATTGCCCGCAATTCCTCGCTCACTTCCGCTACACCGTCTGCCGTCCACTGGGCCGCTGTTCCCTCGAATCGATTCCCCGTTTCCCTCATGCGTAACTCCCCTCCCGTGCATAAATGACCATCGCATCTCGATGGATGACTTCGTGGTAGTTCTGCAATTTTTCCCCCGCCAGCCGGCGTCCGAGCAAGAGCCGCAGATCCCGGTCGGAAAAACTGACCGTGCCCTTGCCGATCACCCGTCCGTCCGGCGCCGCCACCTCGACGACCGCCCCTTCGTGAAAATCGCCTTCCACCCGCACGATCCCCGGTAGCAGCAAGCTGCCCGCCCGCTCCAGCAGCGCGCGGACCGCTCCCTCGTCGATCACCAGCCGGCCTTCCGGGCGAGTCCCATAGGCAAGCCACGATTTTTTCCCGGTAAACCGGGTGTGCGCGTGAAACCGTGTGCCGACCGGCTCGCCTGACCAAATCCTCCGCAGCACATCCGGCTCAGAACTGGACGCGACGACCACATCGATTCCCGAATCGACCGCAATCCGGGCCGCCGTAAGCTTCGTGCGCATGCCGCCCGTACCGACGGCGCTGCCAACGCCTCCCGCCGCCTCCTCCAGCTCCGGCGTGATCTGCCAGACGTCGGAGATGCGTCTGGCATTCGGATGGGTCCGCGGGTTGGCCGTGTACAGGCCGTCAATGTCGGTCAATAACACCAGCAGATCCGCTTCCGTCACCAACGCGACCAGACTGCCCAACGTGTCGTTGTCGCCAAACCGGATTTCCTCGACCGTCACCGTGTCGTTTTCGTTGACGATCGGCAGGATTCCGTGCCGCAAGAGCGTCTCAGCCGTATTGCGAATATGGATGAACCGTCTGCGGTCTTCGATATCCGAACGGGTAAGCAGCAGCTGTGCGATCATCATGCCCCGCTCGGCGAACAGCTTCTGGTACAGCTCGATCAGGAGTCCCTGCCCGACTGCGGCGGCCGCCTGTTTTTCCGGCATCGTGATGTGCGGTCGGTGCCAGCCCAATTTTCCCAATCCGGCCGCTACCGCGCCGGACGACACAAGAATCACCTGACACCCGTACTCCGCTTGCAGATTGGCAATCTGGTCGACCAACCGGCTGATGTGACCGGTTGACAAGCGGCCCTGCGCGTCGGTCAGGCTGCTGGAACCGACTTTCACAACGATCCGTTTCGCTCTCATCGGCTCACCCTCTTTCACATTTTTTTGAGCGCTCGGTCGCGGTACCAAAAACAAAAGCCCTTCGTCCCGGAAGGACGAAAGGCTAGCTTTCGCGGTACCACCTTCATTGGCATGACATGCGCCAGAAGGCGCAATCATCA contains these protein-coding regions:
- a CDS encoding glutamate-5-semialdehyde dehydrogenase; the encoded protein is MRETGNRFEGTAAQWTADGVAEVSEELRAIVLGKAQAAKQAAGKLGVLSTDEKNEALLAMAESLWRQRESIFRANAEDVREARQNGVPEARIDRLVLTEKRLQEMIEGLRQIVGLPDPVGETLATLERPNGLQIEKVRVPFGVIAMVYESRPNVTVDAAGLALKTGNAVVLRGGKEALRSNIALVQAMRDGLSRTQVPLDAIQLIDRTERESVDLLIRAKGIVDLAIPRGGAGLIQRVIENALVPVIETGVGNCHVYVDAKADFDMATQIVLNAKTQRPSVCNAMETLLVHEQAAAQWLPEVLGALQERGVELRGCVRTLEIGWLAGVAVELATDDDYSAEFLDLILAIKVVDSVEAAIKHIDKYGTRHSEAIITEDRDAAELFLAWVDAAAVYHNASTRFTDGFEFGFGAEIGISTQKLHARGPMGLPELTSYKYIIRGSGQIRR
- the proB gene encoding glutamate 5-kinase, giving the protein MRAKRIVVKVGSSSLTDAQGRLSTGHISRLVDQIANLQAEYGCQVILVSSGAVAAGLGKLGWHRPHITMPEKQAAAAVGQGLLIELYQKLFAERGMMIAQLLLTRSDIEDRRRFIHIRNTAETLLRHGILPIVNENDTVTVEEIRFGDNDTLGSLVALVTEADLLVLLTDIDGLYTANPRTHPNARRISDVWQITPELEEAAGGVGSAVGTGGMRTKLTAARIAVDSGIDVVVASSSEPDVLRRIWSGEPVGTRFHAHTRFTGKKSWLAYGTRPEGRLVIDEGAVRALLERAGSLLLPGIVRVEGDFHEGAVVEVAAPDGRVIGKGTVSFSDRDLRLLLGRRLAGEKLQNYHEVIHRDAMVIYAREGSYA